One Alphaproteobacteria bacterium genomic window, ACGGCGTCGCTGCCGACCTCGGCGATCGTCACGCCGGCGCGCAGGTCCACGCCCGCCGCACGGTGGCGTGCAGCCAGCATGTCGGCCAGCGTCTGCGGCACGCCGCGGGTCAGGATGCGCGGCGCGGCCTCCAGCAGCACCACCGCGGCGCCGCGGATGGCGGCGCTGGCCGCCAGCTCCAGCCCGATGAATCCCCCGCCGATCACCGCCACACGGGCGCCGGGCCGCAGCGCGGCGCGGATGGCACGCGAATCCTCGTGCCGGCGCAGATAGAGCACGCGGTCGGCGCCGGCACCGTGCAGCGGCAGGCGCCGGGCCTCGGCGCCGGTGGCCAGCAGCAGGCGGCGATAGCCGACGCCGGTGCCGTCGTCGAGCGCCACCCGCGCGGCGCCGCGGTCGATGGCGACGGCGCGGCGGCCGGCAAGGTGGACGATGCCATGCTCGGCGCATTGCGCCTCGCTCAGCGCCAGCTTCGGTCCGGGATGCCCGTCGGCGGTGATCGCGTCCTTCGACAGCGGCGGCCGTTCGTAGGGAAGGTGCGCCTCTTCGCCGATCAGCGTGACCGGTCCGCGCCAGCCGGCTTCGCGTAGTGTCACGGCTGCGCGCGCGCCGGTCTCGCCGGCGCCGACGATCACCATGCCGTCGTCGCTCATCGCGCCGCGCCGCCTAGATGTCGATATAGACGGTGCCGTCCTCGACCTTGGTCGGATAGGTCTTCAGGTCGATGCAGACGGGCGCGCCCTTGGCCTGGCCGGTCATGTAGTTGAAGCGGCCGTTGTGCTTCGGACATTCGATGATCTCGTCCATGACCAGACCGTCGGCCAGATGCACCTTCTCGTGCGTGCACAGGCCATCGGTGGCGAAATAGCGGTCATCCGGCGACCGGTAGACCGCGAAGGTGCGGCCGCCATGGTCGAAACGGATCACGTCTTCCTCGTCGATCTCGTCTGCGGCGCAGACCTCGACCCAGCTCATCGGCATTCTCCAGGGCGATTGCAGGCAAACGACCGCGCGGCGGATGCGCCGCGCGGCCGCGGTCAGGGTATTCCTTTTGCCTATTCGGCCGGAACCAGTCCAGCGTCGTCCTTGCCCCCCGGCGGGGCCGGCGGCAGCTTGCGGTCGACCCACCAGTCCGGATTGCGGTGCTGGCGGATCAGTGCCGGGAAGATCTCCCGATAGGCCGCCAGGGTGCTGGGATAGGGCGGCGGGCAGTCGGCCTTGATCTCCTCGTGCAGCGCCGGCAGGGCGTGGAACGGCACCATCGGGAACATGTGGTGCTCGATGTGGTAGTTCATGTTCGAATAGAGATAGCGGAACACCGGGTTCATGTAGACCGTGCGGGTGTTCAGCCGGTGGTCGAGCACGTCGTCGGCCAGCCCGATATGCTGGGTCATGCCGAAGAACAGCACCAGCCAGTGGCCGTAGAACTGCGGCAGCAGGAACATCACGATCGGCAGCAGCGACCACGCGATCAGCGCCCAGGCGATGATTGCCGCCCAGATCGCGATCCACACCCGCGCGGTCCAGAACATCCGGTTCCAGTCGGACTCGGGAATGAAATCGCGCTCGTGGTCGCTTACCTTGCCGGCGGCGTGGGCGAACACGCGCATGATGGTCTGGGTGCCGCCCTTCAGATTGAAGATGGTCAGCACCAGGCCGAGAAAGTCGGGCGGGCGCGGGGTGATGATCTCCGGGTCGCGGCCGACAATGATGGTGTCGGTGTGGTGGCGCACATGGCTCCAGCGCCAGACATCGGGCTCGCGGTACAGGAAGAAGCAGGCGAACTGGTAGACGACGTCGTTCAGCCAGTTGGTCTTGAAGCAGGTGCGGTGGCCGCACTCGTGCCAGCGCGAATCGGCCGAACCGGTGATCAGCGTGCCGTAGACCGGCAGCGTCAGCAGCAGCCACCAGGTGCCCCAGGACCAGACCACCAGCGCGCCGGCGGCGAAGACCAGCGCGAACCACAGCCCCTGCCACCACAGGCCCGGCCAATCGCTGCGCTGCATCAGCTCCTTCATCCGCTTGCGCGGTACGTCGCATTTGTACCAGTCGGCCGAGACCAGGCCGCGCTCGAAAGCGCGCACCGTCTCGGCACCGTTCAGGCTGTAGTCGCGTCGCACGGTCATCGCGCACTCTCCCCAGCGTGCGCCTGCCTTCGGCAGGGTCGTCTGTCTAAGTAATAGGCGAAGCCGCCCGCGCAATCAATGCGGCGATGACGGAACCCATCAAATCAATCAGCTCTTGACGGCAGGAACCATCAAAAACCATCAGACCGGGCCGGCGTCACGCATCGTTGGCGCTGCGCCTGCGCTTGTGGGCGACGAGGGCCATCAACTCGCGGTCGCGCCAGCGCGTGCGCGCGGCGATGCGGTCGCGCGGCAGGCTGGCGCTGCGCTCCGCCGCGATCCGTTCGGCCAGGGCGGGGCCCCAGTCGGGCCGGCGCTGCTGCGACGGCCACAGCCGGACATAGATGTCCTGGTAGCGCTCGACGTAGTCGGTCACGCCGCCGGGGGCGTTCAGGTCGATGGTCTCGAACGGGCCCATGAAGGCCCAGCGCAGGCCGAGGCCGTCGCGGATCCCGACATCGACGTCCTCGGCGCTGGCATAGCCGTCGTCGACCAGCCGGAATGCCTCCTGCAGCAACGCGCCCTGCATCCGGTTCATGATGAAGCCGGCGAGTTCCTTCTTCATCACGATCGGCACCTGGCCGATGGCGCGCATCAGGGCCGCGGTGCGCGCGACCGTCTCCTGCGCGGTCCAGGGCGCGGGCACCACCTCGACCGCCGGCACCAGATAGGGCGGGTTGATCGGGTGGGCGACCACGCAGCGCGCACCGCCGGACAACCCCTCGGAAAAGGCCGAGGGCAGGATCGCCGAGGTCGAGCTGGCCAGCACCGTCTCCGGCGCCGCCAGCGCGTCGAGTTGCTGCCACAGCGGCCGCTTGACCTCCAGCCGCTCCGGGGCGTTCTCCTGCACGTGGTCCGCACCGTCCAGCGCGTCCTCCAGGCTGGCGGCGACGGCGATGCGCTGCATCACCTGCGCTTCGGTCTGGCCGTCGAGCAGGTCGGCCGCGGCGAGGTCGGCCAGCATGGCCGGGATCAGCGCCCGCGAGGCCGCGGCGGCGCCGTCGACCGGGTCGTACATCGAAACCGCGCAGCCGCCGCGGGCGAAGCTGATCGCCCATGCCCGCCCGATCAGGCCGGCCCCGACCAGTCCGATTTTCTGCACCATGCACCTCCGCCAAGGGTCTAGATTTGCGGCGCCTCGCCGTCGCCGCGCACCATGCACCGGGCCCCGTTGCCATGACCAGAGCCTCGACCGCACCCACCGCCCAGCGCCTGGCCGCCGCCGCGACCGACGCGATCCGGCGTGCCGACTGGCCCAAGGCGGAGGCGACGTTGCGCCGCCTGGTCAAGCTGCGCGATGCGCCGGCGGAGGCGTCCTACAACCTGGCCCAGGTCCTGCTGCGCGCCGGCAAGCCGGAGCAGGCCGGCAGCTGGCTGCGGCGGGCGGTATCGCTGCGCGCCGACTACGGTATCGCCTGGTTCGAACTCGGCCGGTGGCTGGTGGAACAGGGCGAGCCGGCCGAGGCGCGCGACTGCTTTGCCAGGGCCACGGTGCTGCTGCCCGAGGATACCGATGGCTGGCGCAACCTGGCGCGGCTGGCGGAGCGGCTGGGCGATCCCGCCCAGGCCCGCGACGCCTGGCGCCGGATCGCCGGCGCCGGCTTCGCCGAGGCCAGGGTCGGCCTGATGCGTGCGCTGCTGGAGCTGCGCGACCCCGAAGGCGAGGTCCTGCGCCGCGCGCTGTGGCGCGAGCCGGCGCTGCGGCCGCTGGTTCTGCGCGCGGTCACCCGGTCCACCGCCGGCCGCATCGCGCTGGCGGCAGATGGGCCGTCGGCTCAGTCGCCGGAGCGATAGTCTTTGCGATAGACCCCGCGCTCGTCCTGCAGCCGTTGCTGCAGTTCGCGGGTGGCGGCCTGGTGCGCGGCGTCCATCGTCTCGACCGTCAGAGCGATGCGGTCGCGCGGCAGCGGGATCGCCTGCGCCACCGGCGTGCCGGCCGGGATGGTGCCGACGAAGGCGGGATCGGTCCACAGCGCCGGAAAATGGACGTAGCCATCGGCGTAGCTGTCGCAGTCGACCAGGCCGGTCAGCGTGTGGAACGGCGTCGTCGGCCGGCCGAACGGGTGGGTGAACAGCACCGACCAGCCCGGCGGCGCCTGCAGGGTCCAGAAGTTCATGAACTTGACCACGAAGCGCCCGGTGATGGCGAGCGGCGCGCCGCTGGCCTGTTCCGGCGCGTGCACGCCGATCGGCGCCCGACTGGTCAGCTGGTCCGGCAGCGCCGGCGGATTCCAGTCCCAGGCGATCTCGCCGTCGGCGACGTGCAGGTCGCATGCGAGCGGCATCAGCAGGCCGAGCCCGAGGGCGTCGACCAGCGGCGGGCAGTGCTTCAGCGTGCGCATAGGGATGCCGCCCAGGCTGTCGGCCGGCACCTCCGCCGGCATGTCGCGCAGCCAGTCCGGCCGGGCCTCGCGCGCCGGCACCGGCCGCGGCAGGATCGGCTGCAGCGCCGGGTGGCAACGGGCCGTCAGCGCCACGCTCACGCGCTCAGCCCGTCTTGCGCGCGGCCTCGCGCCGCAATGCGAGGGTGTGGGTCACCGCGGCGGCGACAGTCAGCACCACGATGATGGCGCCGATCGCGTTGATCACCGGCGGGTGGCCGTTCGGGTTGCGCACCATCGCCCCGATCTCGGTGGAGAAGGTGCAGGCGCCGCCCTTGGCGAACATGGTGGTGTTGTAGTTCTCGAACGACGACATGAAGGCGATCACCGCGGCGCTGGCCAGCGCCGGCAGCAGATAGGGCAGGGTGATGCGCCGGAACACCCGCCAGGGCGAGGCGCCGAGGTCGAGCGCCGCTTCCTCGTGCTCCGGCGGCTGGCGCTGCAGGCGGGCCATCACCACCAGCATCGGATAGCCGGCAATGAAGGTGGTCTGGGCGATGATCACCGTGGTCAGCCCGGCGCTGACGCCCATGCCGTTCCACAGGATCATGGTCGACAGCCCGAGCACGATGCCCGGCGCCAGCATCGGCGACAGCAGCACCCACCACAGGAAGCTGTTGAAGCGGGTCTGCCAGCGGGTCAGCATCACCGCGCCCGCCAGCCCCAGCACCAGCGACAGCGGCACGACGAAGGCGGCGACGATCATCGAGTTGCCGAAGCAGTCGTACAGCCGGGGCCGGTCCAGGCTGCGCAGCACCGGGTCGGCGCGGAGCCCGGTCTCGTCCATCCACAGGAAGGCGTACCACTTGCCGGTCAGGCCCTGCCAGTCGGTGACGCTGGGCGGCGAGACGTCGTTGAACGAGGCGACGATCAGCAGCAGCAGC contains:
- a CDS encoding tetratricopeptide repeat protein, which translates into the protein MTRASTAPTAQRLAAAATDAIRRADWPKAEATLRRLVKLRDAPAEASYNLAQVLLRAGKPEQAGSWLRRAVSLRADYGIAWFELGRWLVEQGEPAEARDCFARATVLLPEDTDGWRNLARLAERLGDPAQARDAWRRIAGAGFAEARVGLMRALLELRDPEGEVLRRALWREPALRPLVLRAVTRSTAGRIALAADGPSAQSPER
- a CDS encoding fatty acid desaturase family protein translates to MTVRRDYSLNGAETVRAFERGLVSADWYKCDVPRKRMKELMQRSDWPGLWWQGLWFALVFAAGALVVWSWGTWWLLLTLPVYGTLITGSADSRWHECGHRTCFKTNWLNDVVYQFACFFLYREPDVWRWSHVRHHTDTIIVGRDPEIITPRPPDFLGLVLTIFNLKGGTQTIMRVFAHAAGKVSDHERDFIPESDWNRMFWTARVWIAIWAAIIAWALIAWSLLPIVMFLLPQFYGHWLVLFFGMTQHIGLADDVLDHRLNTRTVYMNPVFRYLYSNMNYHIEHHMFPMVPFHALPALHEEIKADCPPPYPSTLAAYREIFPALIRQHRNPDWWVDRKLPPAPPGGKDDAGLVPAE
- a CDS encoding MocE family 2Fe-2S type ferredoxin encodes the protein MPMSWVEVCAADEIDEEDVIRFDHGGRTFAVYRSPDDRYFATDGLCTHEKVHLADGLVMDEIIECPKHNGRFNYMTGQAKGAPVCIDLKTYPTKVEDGTVYIDI
- a CDS encoding ABC transporter permease codes for the protein MSAAATHRFSARLLRGYTWLFLLFMFLPLLLLIVASFNDVSPPSVTDWQGLTGKWYAFLWMDETGLRADPVLRSLDRPRLYDCFGNSMIVAAFVVPLSLVLGLAGAVMLTRWQTRFNSFLWWVLLSPMLAPGIVLGLSTMILWNGMGVSAGLTTVIIAQTTFIAGYPMLVVMARLQRQPPEHEEAALDLGASPWRVFRRITLPYLLPALASAAVIAFMSSFENYNTTMFAKGGACTFSTEIGAMVRNPNGHPPVINAIGAIIVVLTVAAAVTHTLALRREAARKTG
- a CDS encoding 3-hydroxyacyl-CoA dehydrogenase, with the translated sequence MQKIGLVGAGLIGRAWAISFARGGCAVSMYDPVDGAAAASRALIPAMLADLAAADLLDGQTEAQVMQRIAVAASLEDALDGADHVQENAPERLEVKRPLWQQLDALAAPETVLASSTSAILPSAFSEGLSGGARCVVAHPINPPYLVPAVEVVPAPWTAQETVARTAALMRAIGQVPIVMKKELAGFIMNRMQGALLQEAFRLVDDGYASAEDVDVGIRDGLGLRWAFMGPFETIDLNAPGGVTDYVERYQDIYVRLWPSQQRRPDWGPALAERIAAERSASLPRDRIAARTRWRDRELMALVAHKRRRSANDA
- a CDS encoding FAD-dependent oxidoreductase, translating into MSDDGMVIVGAGETGARAAVTLREAGWRGPVTLIGEEAHLPYERPPLSKDAITADGHPGPKLALSEAQCAEHGIVHLAGRRAVAIDRGAARVALDDGTGVGYRRLLLATGAEARRLPLHGAGADRVLYLRRHEDSRAIRAALRPGARVAVIGGGFIGLELAASAAIRGAAVVLLEAAPRILTRGVPQTLADMLAARHRAAGVDLRAGVTIAEVGSDAVMLGDGAVVPCDAAIAGVGAVPRTDLAEAAGLAVENGIRVDATLATADPHILAAGDCCSFPHPLYDGRRIRLEAWRNSHDQGALAARNMLGAAEPVSAVPWFWSDQYELCLQIAGLVDAGTETVARDLGDGAVMLFHLAAGGRLVAASALGAIGKVGREIRLAEMLIERRAVPDPAALGDPGFKLKALLKG